A part of Drosophila ananassae strain 14024-0371.13 chromosome 2R, ASM1763931v2, whole genome shotgun sequence genomic DNA contains:
- the LOC26514366 gene encoding uncharacterized protein LOC26514366, giving the protein MRSSFGLSFLVGLLLVIGLIGIVHSAGKSRNREDRFDLENENYESQESNEIIDSCESSESSESLSCRNRQNKPYKRKTFRFAL; this is encoded by the coding sequence ATGCGTTCAAGTTTTGGATTATCATTTCTAGTCGGCCTTTTGTTGGTTATAGGACTGATTGGAATTGTCCATTCTGCTGGCAAATCGCGGAATCGAGAGGATCGCTTCGATCTGGAGAACGAGAATTACGAGAGCCAAGAATCCAACGAGATTATTGACTCTTGCGAAAGTTCAGAGAGTTCGGAAAGTTTAAGCTGCAGGAATAGGCAAAATAAACCTTATAAACGAAAAACCTTTCGATTtgctctttaa
- the LOC6502846 gene encoding uncharacterized protein LOC6502846 has translation MCSWSIFTLILCWGIVLMSSKPLNDSHKTGKINPLNKTEINRILNELKFLEKMANETLYTNGTYLSTSPTLKDIGDDETKDPTTDEESQHPTAEELIDPSKINLEEGEFIEEEDDEEEDEATLDKPTEQIPTMFLKYPYHEPDFKPYPRYAILRNGYVHHMNLNF, from the coding sequence ATGTGTTCATGGAGTATATTCACTCTGATATTATGCTGGGGCATTGTTTTGATGTCTTCGAAGCCACTTAATGACTCGCATAAAACCGGGAAAATAAACCCCTTGAATAAAACCGAAATCAATAGAATATTGAACGAACTAAAGTTTCTAGAGAAAATGGCAAATGAAACACTGTACACTAATGGCACTTATCTCAGCACAAGTCCAACTCTCAAGGATATAGGTGATGACGAAACCAAAGATCCAACTACCGATGAAGAAAGTCAACATCCAACTGCTGAGGAATTAATCGATCCTTCGAAAATAAATCTTGAAGAAGGAGAGTTTATTGAAGAGGAAGACGATGAGGAGGAAGATGAAGCTACTTTGGATAAGCCCACAGAACAGATTCCCACCATGTTTCTCAAATATCCTTATCACGAACCGGACTTTAAGCCATATCCTCGGTATGCTATCCTTCGAAACGGCTATGTACATCACATGAACCTAAACTTTTAG
- the LOC6493616 gene encoding trigger factor, which produces MRSIILVALLAFLAIGFVSARPAEDEVASDVVESGDEESSSDSDATTEAASGDEESNDDEDEDSDSEDADEEDSDAAEEATTTAAPKKQIRPFWPKFGGHGPVVVHRRGLPLLKA; this is translated from the coding sequence ATGCGTTCCATCATTCTTGTGGCTCTTTTGGCTTTCCTGGCCATTGGCTTTGTGTCTGCCCGTCCGGCTGAGGATGAGGTAGCCTCCGATGTGGTGGAAAGCGGTGATGAGGAGTCTTCTTCCGACAGTGATGCCACCACCGAGGCAGCTTCTGGCGATGAGGAATCCAACGacgatgaggatgaggataGCGATTCCGAGGATGCCGATGAGGAGGACAGTGATGCTGCCGAGGAGGCAACAACCACCGCTGCTCCCAAGAAGCAGATTCGTCCTTTCTGGCCCAAATTCGGAGGACATGGTCCGGTTGTGGTTCACCGTCGTGGTCTGCCCCTTCTAAAGGCCTAA
- the LOC6493615 gene encoding clumping factor B, whose translation MRFFMVMALLAFLAVSFVAARPAEEDGSSVVQSEDDSLSGNDDSESSNVDGTGADSDGESSDNASEGDDSDNAGSEGQSSGYNASEGEASEDGASEGEANESSGDNASEGEGSGDGESEGSDNGDSESEGESSGVNKGEDQSTGDNEPVGENNGTSEEESNGDTEGESNGDSEGESNGDSEGDSNGNSEGESSGDNEGEEESTGDNEPEGENNGDSQGDSIGNSEGESNGDSEGDSNGNSEEESS comes from the coding sequence ATGCGTTTCTTTATGGTTATGGCTTTGTTGGCCTTCTTGGCCGTCAGCTTTGTGGCTGCCCGTCCAGCTGAGGAAGATGGCTCCTCGGTGGTCCAATCTGAGGACGATTCCTTGTCTGGAAATGATGACTCTGAGAGTAGCAATGTGGATGGAACAGGAGCAGATTCTGATGGAGAGTCCAGCGATAATGCTTCAGAAGGTGATGACAGTGACAACGCTGGATCCGAGGGACAATCTAGTGGATATAATGCATCAGAGGGAGAAGCTAGTGAAGATGGAGCTTCTGAAGGAGAAGCCAATGAGTCCAGTGGCGATAATGCATCGGAAGGAGAAGGCAGTGGAGACGGCGAATCCGAGGGCTCAGATAATGGTGACAGTGAATCCGAGGGAGAATCCAGCGGTGTCAATAAAGGTGAGGACCAGTCCACCGGAGATAATGAGCCAGTGGGAGAGAACAATGGAACCTCCGAGGAAGAATCCAATGGAGATACCGAGGGAGAATCGAATGGAGACTCTGAGGGAGAATCCAATGGAGACTCTGAGGGAGACTCCAATGGAAACTCCGAGGGAGAATCCAGTGGAGACAATGAAGGCGAGGAAGAGTCCACCGGAGATAATGAGCCGGAGGGAGAAAACAATGGAGACTCCCAGGGAGATTCCATTGGAAACTCCGAGGGAGAGTCCAATGGAGACTCTGAGGGAGACTCCAATGGAAACTCCGAGGAAGAATCCAGTTGA
- the LOC6493613 gene encoding trigger factor, with protein MRAILLLALFGCVLLATVSAQLPELDDLFDPEEAEFQKRNAAQQQNDVGQEGQNDDEESNDDTLEDDDEESEDEDSQDDGSQEDDSHDDEKEDASQPEEKY; from the coding sequence ATGCGCGCTATTTTATTGCTGGCCCTGTTCGGCTGTGTCCTTTTGGCCACAGTTTCTGCCCAGCTTCCCGAGCTGGATGATCTGTTCGATCCCGAGGAGGCGGAATTCCAAAAACGGAATGCAGCTCAACAGCAAAACGACGTGGGACAGGAGGGACAAAATGATGACGAGGAATCCAATGACGATACCTTAGAAGATGACGATGAGGAGTCCGAGGACGAAGATTCCCAGGATGATGGTTCCCAGGAAGATGATTCCCATGACGACGAGAAAGAAGATGCCAGCCAACcagaagaaaaatattaa
- the LOC6506321 gene encoding uncharacterized protein LOC6506321, with product MRSLILAVVVLAGVLACTNASPQFNRRDLAFLETLLAEAAKINSTIRFGNNTIIASGIANAVANSNDGTIRPTPPENQWGNNNNNYNYNYRYPYYYGGYWRMVDSANGKIVEDLDISQGESHEESHEMSDPESGEDIWSEEDETEEDDDEEDDEDIHLENANEQGDESQEEADEEEDLLEKAADLELDALEKEINEKATN from the coding sequence ATGCGCTCGTTGATCCTTGCCGTCGTTGTCCTGGCCGGAGTCCTGGCCTGCACTAATGCATCTCCCCAGTTCAATCGCAGAGACTTGGCCTTTTTGGAAACCCTTCTGGCCGAAGCTGCCAAAATTAACTCTACAATTCGCTTCGGCAACAACACCATTATAGCTTCTGGAATTGCCAATGCCGTGGCCAACAGCAATGACGGAACCATCAGGCCAACTCCACCAGAAAATCAATggggcaacaataacaataactaCAACTATAACTACAGGTATCCCTACTACTACGGTGGATACTGGCGTATGGTGGACAGTGCGAACGGTAAGATCGTCGAGGATCTGGATATCAGCCAAGGGGAATCGCATGAGGAGAGCCATGAAATGAGTGATCCGGAATCTGGAGAGGATATCTGGAGCGAGGAGGATGAGACTGAGGAAGATGACGATGAGGAAGATGATGAAGACATTCATCTGGAGAATGCCAATGAACAGGGAGATGAAAGCCAGGAAGAGGCtgacgaggaggaggatctTTTGGAGAAAGCGGCTGATTTGGAATTAGATGCTCTGGAAAAAGAGATCAACGAAAAGGCCACCAACTAA
- the LOC6493612 gene encoding uncharacterized protein LOC6493612, translated as MRLFVALVCVSFVACATAQWPLRGKSGLNAQVKLAVEPPSLLVKNAAILPSLQLSDTVKTQEIPKVSAGKRSILPYIYPSYWPDYGVPTNGWYPGGWNSGYSNPGYWGNNWYDYGAGFYPRRRLVKPLVSASPGSIGATGSIGASGATGVTGSIGASGANGSSSSSGSTSSTTTTTTTTSDVVPALDASLTAAVVPDVVPLPDVVPVADPVVLPLVAEPLLTTQVI; from the coding sequence ATGCGTTTGTTTGTCGCTCTGGTCTGTGTCAGTTTTGTGGCATGTGCCACCGCCCAGTGGCCGCTACGTGGCAAGTCTGGCTTGAATGCTCAGGTGAAGCTGGCCGTGGAGCCACCCAGTTTGCTGGTCAAGAATGCCGCCATTCTTCCATCACTCCAGCTGTCGGATACCGTGAAGACCCAGGAGATTCCGAAAGTGTCGGCCGGAAAGCGTAGCATTTTGCCATACATCTATCCCAGCTACTGGCCCGACTATGGAGTTCCCACCAATGGCTGGTATCCTGGTGGCTGGAATTCTGGTTACTCCAACCCTGGATATTGGGGCAACAACTGGTACGATTATGGTGCTGGCTTCTACCCTAGGCGCCGTTTGGTGAAGCCGTTGGTCTCGGCCTCTCCTGGATCTATTGGAGCCACAGGATCAATTGGAGCTTCGGGAGCCACTGGAGTTACTGGATCTATTGGAGCTTCTGGAGCCAACGGATCGAGCTCATCGTCTGGATCCACATCCAGCACAACtaccactaccaccaccaccagcgaTGTGGTTCCTGCTTTGGATGCCTCCCtcactgctgctgttgttccCGATGTTGTCCCCCTTCCCGATGTTGTGCCTGTGGCCGACCCTGTTGTCCTTCCTTTAGTCGCTGAGCCTTTGCTAACCACCCAGGTTATCTAA